In Drosophila subpulchrella strain 33 F10 #4 breed RU33 chromosome X, RU_Dsub_v1.1 Primary Assembly, whole genome shotgun sequence, the DNA window TACAATCAGTAGTGGTGGTAGTTGTGGGcctggtggtgctgctgctgcgccaAGTTGGCCTGGGCGAAGATGTGCTCCAGTTCCGCGTCACTCAGCTGGTCGAAGATGCCGCCCTGGCTGCCGATCCCGGCACTGCCGGAACTCAGGGCCGAAGGCTGCGATCCCACGGGTGGCAGGTAGCCTGGATATATGTAAATGggattttaataaatttacaaatattacaatattCGGACTTTTGTATTCTTTAACACTCGTAGGAAAGCTTAAGAAGTGAAAACTATTTTTGAATATGCAAAAAAATCCAGCTGTTTTCCACTGCATACCTTTAGGCACCTTTTTAAGGAGTCTATAGTCTCTTATAGTTTTAGGAAGAGTGTGcctaaatttttaaaaattagtaaataaaacatttaaatgaattaatgtataaaaaatttaaaagatttaaataattaacatTTTACCTTAGAAAACTTAAGAattgaaaactatttttgaATGTGAACAAAAATCCTGCTCTTTtccactgcatacttttaggcacccTTTTAAGAAGTCTATAATCTCTTATAATTTTAGGAAAAAGAGAAGAATGTGCCtaaattgttaaaaattagtgaataaaacatttaaattattagatttgcctaaaataaaaagaacTAATGGATAAAACATTCAAAAGatgaaaactttttttgaatGTGAACAAAAATCCTGCTGTTTtccactgcatacttttaggcaccttTTTAAGGGGTCTATAATCTCTTATAGTTTTAGGAAAAAGAGAAGAAGAATGTGcctaattttttaaaaattagtgaataaaacatttaaattattagatatgcctaaaataaaaagaattaatggataaaacatttaaaagatttggaaaataaacaatttttcatAAGGAAAGCTTAGGAAATGAAAACTATTTTTGAATGTGAACAAAAATCCTCCTGTTTtccactgcatacttttaggcaccttTTAAGGGGTCTATAATCtcttataattttaaaaagaatagGGGAAGGGTGTgccttaatttttaaaaaattggtgaataaaacatttaaatgattttatatgcctgaaataaaaaaactaaTGGGTAAACGTTTaatagatataaaaaaaaacatttttaaaaaggtaggggacatttttaagttttccTGAGGTACGAAATTTTAAGAACTGACTTGAATTCGGAATATGTTTGAAGATTTCCTGTAGAAACCAGCATCTGTAGATTATTTCTCACCTTCAGCTGGCGAACTTCCGTAGGGCGGCTGCAGGGTGATCGAAGGACGATTGGGCGAAGCTGGCGCAGATTCGGTGGGTGGCTGATAGAAGACCGGCCTCCATGGCTGCTGGCTGGGGGGCCTTTGGGGTGCCACCTCCGAGGGATTCTCCGCCTCCGGCGACTGGGGGATCTGCGGCGAGGCTATTCCCGTTCCGGATTCCGGCTGCACGGGCGTGGATCCCGGTAGCGGTACAATTCCGCCGGGGAACTGTTGCTCCGGCTGGCCAAAAGTGGGTGGCTGCTGGGGCAGCGGCGGTTGGGGAGCAGAGGGGAAGAACTGACTGGTGGGCGGACTGGGGAAGGTGGGAACTGCCGGAACCGTTGGCACCGAAGGCACAGGCGGAATCGACGGATTGGCCGGCGCCTGGGGGAATTGGGGAATCGGGGGGAACTGGGCGAACCCGGGGAACTGGGGTAATCCAGGAAATTGAGGAATTTGCGGTATGGCAGGAATCTGGGGAATCTGCGGAATTTGGGGAATCTGTGGTACTTCAGGGGCCTCGGGAGCAGCCGGGGTGGCCGGCTGGGCGGGCACAGCGGGTTGAGCGGGCACCGCTGGCTGGGCAGGCTGGAAGCTAAAGGTGGGCACTCCGGGGAACTGGGGGAACGGAGGCTGCTGAGGGAACTGGGGGATGACGGGCAGATCAACGGCTGGTGGTGCCGGAACCCCAAAAGCCACAGAGGGCTGGACTGGCTGGATGGGCTGGATGTGCTGTACTGGAGTAACCGGCTGCAGGGGTTGAACTGGTTGGACTGGGGTGACTGGCTGCAGGGGCTGAACGGGCTGGTACTGATGGGTCACAGGGTGAATGGGCTGGATCGGCTGAAGATGCTGTACCGGTTGGATCGGCTGGATGGCCTGAACAGGCTGGACAGGCACAGCGGGAGCAGTCGGAGCAAAAGCCTGCACATAAGTTGGCTGCAATAAGGAAAACACACgagaaaatattgaaaaacaaaatttataaaatgttagaAAACGGTGTTAAGCTTCCTACGTACATATAAGAGTGGCTTCACTCTTAAATATCAAAATCTACCGACGTGCAACATATGAATTTAAATACTAAGTAATTGTTTTTTGAAATCTTGAAAGTTTCCCTaaaaattactcatacgccaaGTATGCCAGT includes these proteins:
- the LOC119557616 gene encoding extensin — its product is MNLLTSSSSLHLLMVLAVILVAPRAEAGLRLRHTSRSVTPPASTTPTVTVTSEEAPPQETVAESAPVAAEVTEPETEVGVTTGKHKRGILHGHPHLHGQWPARTYAAHYGYSLQLPGGSAFLAAAPPHRHFVKYGGHGAVKPLTLVSGSGLLPALAPAPAALLPAVGAALPAGLPAGLPTGLPAGLPAGLPAGVASAIPAGVATALNTGVATALSTGVAPPSYVLRPGNALVSSYSVNYPHQHLQKPVVFQSAVKPVHFHAPAHAHVHAVQPTYVQAFAPTAPAVPVQPVQAIQPIQPVQHLQPIQPIHPVTHQYQPVQPLQPVTPVQPVQPLQPVTPVQHIQPIQPVQPSVAFGVPAPPAVDLPVIPQFPQQPPFPQFPGVPTFSFQPAQPAVPAQPAVPAQPATPAAPEAPEVPQIPQIPQIPQIPAIPQIPQFPGLPQFPGFAQFPPIPQFPQAPANPSIPPVPSVPTVPAVPTFPSPPTSQFFPSAPQPPLPQQPPTFGQPEQQFPGGIVPLPGSTPVQPESGTGIASPQIPQSPEAENPSEVAPQRPPSQQPWRPVFYQPPTESAPASPNRPSITLQPPYGSSPAEGYLPPVGSQPSALSSGSAGIGSQGGIFDQLSDAELEHIFAQANLAQQQHHQAHNYHHY